Genomic segment of Dromiciops gliroides isolate mDroGli1 chromosome 3, mDroGli1.pri, whole genome shotgun sequence:
tacagtACTCTTACAGTGTACCTGGGGAATACTGTACTGTACTACCTTGGTGCTGTAAGCATTGGACAATACTGTGTTATACAGTACTCTCGTACTGTACTTTGGGAATACTGTACTACCTTGGTGCTGTTAGTATTGGACAATACCGTTGTACCATCCTAGTGAAATATTTTACTGTACTGTAGTActcttgtgctttaagaaatgatgaaggggacagtttcagagaaacctggggagacCTGGATGAACTGAGTCAGAGGGAGGTGAACAGGACCAGGAAAACACTTGCTATAACACTAGCAATGCCATAAAAATAACTTCCTTTGAAAGCCTTGGGAGCTCTTGTGGCTTCTGTAATGGCCCAACCAGGTTCCAGAACACTTGAGGAGGTAGCTGCCCATCTCCTGGCAGATAATGGCCCCAGGTGCAGGTGGACATGGCCATTGTGGGAATTTGTCCGCTTGACTGtatgtttgttacaagggttttgtttttctatttttcttttgaattggagatgagagaaaaaaataaatgcttattcaatgaaaaagaaaatagagttgcTGAGAGCATTGGTGTCAAACcgaaatagaaatggggccactgcACCTTATAAAAGGATTCCTGCtggtgcatattgacttagaaaaccatctGTTCACATTATATCTGCTTCGGTGTTTTTAGTTACTTTGTTCTTCATTTCCAAAACTACACCCTAATTTGGTTCACAGACAGCAGCAAACCTGTGTCTGACAGCTCTGGCCTAGAGTATTGAGAGGGTCAGAGGTAGtgtttgacctcaggtcctcctgaccccaaggccatTTCAGTACTTTACACCCAGCTGCCTCTCATTCtcattactgttattgttattaataggGAGAAACAGCATGTCTTTGCTGTGGATACAGCTAGCTTTTGgtgtctgggttcaagtcccacatctgatgagtactaactgtgtgaccctgagcagtcacttaacccctctgtacTGTAGGTGACATTCTAAGACTAGAAGTTAGAAGAGAGCTGTTGGCTGGCTTCAGAGGAGCCCATTTCTCTCCTTGGAGTTACTCTGCCCAAGCATGATGATTGTTATCATGATCAGTAACAGAAGAGGGAGCCAAGGGGGCAGCCCAGCTCTCCTCCAGATGGAATCATCATGGGGAAATAATTCAGGAAAAGTCACAGAGAGTCATTTGTCCAGCCCAGTTCAGCACAGGATGACAGACCGGGAGGACAGGGTTGGGCCAGGAGCATACAACATGCCATGAAGAGACTGTGAACAAGGGCAAGAGGAGGTCCCAGGGCATGCCCAGACCCACACCAGGACAGGTGTCAACCAGCAGTTTTATCACTCACTACCCATTTCCAGTTATGGCAGGGCAGAGTAACCCTGCACACAGTGGTTGGGAGGCCCTGAGCTGTATCCTGAGACAGGAGTGAGTTCAGACGCCTAAGAGCAAAGCAGGGGCTCAGTTTCAGCTTTTAGCCCAATCTGAAACCTGCAGTAGAATAGCCAGGGCAGGAATCTTGGGCCTAAGAGAAGCTGATGGCTCTGTCATTCTGACCCAGCTGGCTGATGAGTGGAGTCCAGCAGcagccactcttttttttttttttttttggagaggcaatgaggattaagtgacttgcccagggtcacacagctagctgcccctaaatatattttattttattttatttttctggtgtttttttgtttttgtttttttttggaggggggcgggcaatgagggttaagtgatttgcccagggccacacagctagcaagtgtcaggtgcctgacgccagatttgaactcagctcctcctgaatccagggctgatcctttatccactgcaccacctagctgcccccagcagccaCTCTTGCTCTGATCAAAACCCAGGTCAGACCTTAGACTAGGGAGCAGCAATCAGATTTTGCCCTGGATCAGATCCCCTTAGGAGCTCTGAAAGCTGGCAGGTCCCCagcctgtccctgagatcctgaaATAGCACAACATTTAATACCTCAAGAAAGCAGCCACAGGACCAGCCCAGACATGCCCTCCAGAAGTGTGGCAGAGCCCAGCTCTAACATGAGATATGAAGTCAGAAAGTAGGCAAAAAGAAACAGcaagcaaattttaaaagaagaatcccATCATAAAAAGATATTATGATGACAGGGGCACTCAAGACATaaatccagaagaagagaatggctCTAAAATATCTGCACAACCTAGGCACAAAcaattagaattcctggaagggataaagcaaagatattttttttaatattttttcataaatagaatgagagctctggaaggggaaaaaaaacaaaaaacaaaagaaatatgagctgtggaaaaaagaattggaattcaTCATGGCTCAAGAGGTACAAAGCCCTGCACAAGCCATAaactccctgaaaactagaatggACCAAAGAGAAGTCAGTGAGTGTgggagacaaagagaaatataacaaagtcaaaaggctgaaactatagaagaaaattttaggtatctcatagcaaaaacaacaggATCATTGGACTTTCTCGATACCAATaatcaagaaaaagagagagcctAGACTAGTGggtaaagaggaaatagaaagaatctattGGTCCACTCCtcaaagaaacccccaaatgaaaactctaagGAGTATCATAGCTAAAATCCAGCACttccagccagaaagaaagaaatcaagtactaaggagccacagtcaggatcatacagGATTTAGCAGCCACCATTTTTAAGAaacagagagcttggaatatgatattccagaatgcaAATGATTTGGgcttatagccaagaataacttacccagcaaaggtGAGTATAATGCTACAGGGTAAGGagaagggttggggagggggaatgaaccttcagtgaaataggggacttaagggggcacctaggtggcacagtggataaagcactggccctggattcaggaggacctgagttcaaatctggccccagacacttgacactagctgtatcaccctgagcaaatcacttaaccctcattgccccacaaaaaagaaagaaaagaaataggggaCTTAAAATGTTCCCAATATAAAGACCAGAGCAGCATGgcaactttgaagttcaaacacagaaGTGAAGAGAAgtgtaaaaaaataaacatgaatgaaCCTGATAAAGGACTTAACAAGGATTAcctgcttacattcaaatatggggagatgatacttgTCCTTTCTGAACCATATCATCATCTGGGGTAATAACAGAAGTCTAATTAGACAAGGTCTTAGAGTGACAGGTTTtcctaaactttttaaaaaaaatttgagttccctattttctccctcattcaagcctctcccctccccattgagaaggcaagcaatgtgatatcagTTTTagatgtgaagtcatgcaaaacatttccatattagtcatgttgcaacaaaaaaatcaagaaaaatatagtaaaaaactGTTTCAATCTATACTcagttcattagttctttctctggaaatgaatagcatttttcatcatgtgtccctcagaattgtcttggatcattgtattgctgagaagagctaagtctttcacagttaatcattctacaatattgctattactgtgtacagtgttctactggttcttgtcatttcattttgtatcagttcatgtacatttttctaggtttttctgaaagaatcctgctcatcatttcttacaacacaataatattccaccacaatcatgaaccaaagcttgtttagccattccccaattgatgggcatcctcacaatttccagttcttagccaccataaatagagcagctataaatatatttgtacaagtaggtcccctccctctccctccctgccccttctctctctctctctctctctctctctctctctctctctctctctctctctgatataCACCTTGCAGGGGGTATTGCtaaatcaaagggtatacatactTTGATTGCACTTTGTACATACTTCCAAATTACTCTTCAGAGTGGTTCGCATTACTGTTCccgttttcccacatcccttccagcatttgtcattttccctttatgTCATGTCAGCCAGTTTGGAAGGTGTGAGGTAggagctcagagttgttttgatttgcatttctctaatcaatagtgatgtaaCGAATTTTTCCGTGTGACTTTTGTTAGCTTTGATTCCATCTTCAGCAAACTGCCTGTTGGTATCCGCTGAGATGTCTGAAGGGCCCTTGTTGCTTGCAGCGCTGAGAACAGGCTGTACCTCTCCTCCACAGGGACTCAGTTAGCGGCGGGACCTGCCCCAGCAAAGCCACTATCCATGGGAAGACGGTCATTGTCACGGGGGCCAACACTGGCATTGGGAAGGAGACGGCCCGAGAGTTGGCCCGGAGGGGTAAATTCCCCAGCCCTGAGGGCTCAGTCCTGAATTTCCTCCCAGGGAGAACCCAGgcagagtggagggagggagggagggaacctGGACTCGCActcagaatcctgcctcagacccttactagtagttgggccctgggcaggtcacttcatctctgtgacTCAGGGTCCCAGGAccctttccagctccaagtctTGATGTTCTGATCCAGTGGGGTGATGTGGAAGAGAGACCTGTGgggtgtgcctcagtttcctcatctgtaaaatgaaaagcttgGGTTCGGGGTGTCTTTTATTCATCAAATATCAGGATTTCAGGGTTGGAAATTATCGGAGCCCCAGCTAATGGCCTCCCTGAGAAagtcaggaagcctttcctcaaaGGTATttgtgacagggagctcactgtGCCCAACTGCTCATTCCAGGGGGATCAGATCTAATAGCGGATAGCAAAGGATCCCGGGAGGACACGGAGTCACCCTGAGGaaaaatgacctgcccagggttacacgggtggcacaatttgaacccaggtcctcctgactcccgcaAGCACCACCTCTCTTTGGAGGCTCTCAGATGCAGCCTTCTGGGGGGAGGGTGACCTTGGATTAGCCCCTTCTTTGTGTGAGAAGGGGGTAGTTGGGTTTGGTGCCCAAGTCCCTTTTCCAGCTCTTGTTTCTATGAGTCCCATTCACTCTTGAGTCACAGTGTGACAGTgagctctgtgcctcagtttccttatctgtaaaattcaggTGATCTCCAAAGTCCTTCCTGCTGCTCTGCCTGTGGCCCCATCTCTGGGTGCTCAGGACAAAGTGAGGCCACTCCCGGGGCATCGCTCTGCCCCCCCATCCTGCctgggtgccccccccccccccaccgcgcACTCCAGTCTCCCTTGTGGTTGCTCCCAGGAGGCCGCGTCATCCTGGCCTGTCGGGACTTGGACAAGTGTGAGGCAGCAGCCAAGGAGATCCGAGGGGACACGCTCAACCACCGCGTGGATGCCCGGCCCCTGGACCTGGCCTCTCTGAAGTCCATCCGGGCCTTTGCCAAGAAGATCGTGGAGGGTAGGAAGCccaggggcaggggcagagaCAGGGAAGGGCAGCCTACCGGCCCCGACCCGAGggagctgtgtgacttgggccaAGTTCATCGGCCTCTCTGAGCCTCCCAGCTTCCCCTCCGGAAAGGTGCAGATGCTTTCTGCTCACCTTAAAAGACCAGACAAGGCAGGGCTGCTGGGCCCCATGTTCCTGCCCCTGCCACCCACCTCACAGCTGGACCCCCTCAGCCCACCAGACCCCATCTAGATTGCTGGCCTGGCCTCGGAAGCCTCCTTCTCACTCCCCACTCCACCAGCCCCCTCGATGCCAAGAGGAAGCAGACCCCAGGTCAGAAGGAGAGTGAGATTTGGGATGGGGGCATCAAGTGGCACTCACTTGTGCATCTGCTAAGCATGACACTAGCTGGGgacagggaggaaagaggaggagaccTGGGTCCCCAGTGCTGGGCACTGAGAACAACAGAAGGAAGAGGTCCCGCCCCCCACCATGCTAGGCCCTCCTTGGGGGAGGAAAGTCAGGCCCGGGCCATGGTTTGGAAAGTGACGGGAGTGATgtcagttgggggagggggggttgggcCAGGCTGGGTGGGGGGCCAGGGGCGGGAGGAGGCAGGGCTGGATCCGGAGCCCCCGGCCCTTTTCCAGAGGAGGAGCGAGTAGACATTCTGATCAATAATGCTGCCGTGATGAGGTGCCCCCACTGGACCACCGAAGATGGCTTTGAGATGCAGCTGGGGGTCAACCATCTGGGTGAGTGGCAGCCCCGGGCCCCTTCTTAaaaacactcccccccccccccagctcttaGTGACTCCTGCAGGTTCAAAGGTGACCCGATCTGCCATGTCCCTCACCCAACAGGTCACTTCCTTCTGACCAACCTGCTGCTGGAGAAACTGAAGGCGTCAGGGGCCTCCCGGGTCATCAACGTCTCCTCGCTGGCTCACATAGCGGGCCACATGGATTTCGAGGACCTGAACTGGGAGCGGCGGCCCTATGAGGCCAAGGCTGCCTACTGCCAGAGCAAGCTGGCCGTGGTTCTGTTCACCAGGGAGCTCAGCCGGCGGCTGGAAGGTGAGCCTGGGGTCACCAGAGGAAGAGGCCTGAGCACCCTGAGAAAGGCATGAGGGAGGACAGCGAATCACCCCCTCAGCTCGGGCCCAGGACAGGATGGGCAGGCGGGTGAGCAGAAGCGCTCTCCCTTCCCAAAACCCTCTGAGGGTCACAAAATGCTTCCCCCTTTACAAATTCCAAAGCCTGTACAGCAGACAGTGCCAAGCCTTGATTATCTGCCTGCCATGTGCCAAGCCTCTCCCCAAGGGCCCAGGGCCCCTCCCTCAgagcccctccctctctccaacaGGGACTGCAGTCACTGCTAACTCCCTGCACCCAGGGGTGGCCAGCACAGAATTGGGCAGACACACGGGCATGCATCGATCCTCCTTTTCCAGCACGGTCCTCGGTAAGTCCCTCTTCCTTTGGGGAACTAGCAGAGGTTCTGAGGAGCCCCCAGGACACCCCCAGCTAGGGAGGCACCCCTTACTAGTTGGGGGCCCTGACTCGAGtgtcttcccctctcagagccTGCCACACGGAGGGTGTCATTCaatgtctctctgactctgtgtccCCACCCCAGGCCCCTTCTTCTGGTTGCTAATAAAGACGCCCAAGTTGGCAGCCCAGCCAAGCGTCTACCTGGCCGTGGCTCCAGAGCTTAGCGCGGTCTCAGGCAAGTATTTCAACACCTTCTGGGAGAAGGATCCGGCTCCACAGGCCCAGGATGGTGAGACAGCTCGGAAACTCTGGGTCTACAGCGCTCGGCTCGTGGGGCTGGATGAGGCCGAGGCCCTGAACGCAGGACCACCTGTGAATATCCCTGGCACGCGGAGCTCCTGATCTCGCATCTCAGAACGCTGGGGTCCCCGTCCCCCGAGATCCCTCCTGCCCTGGATGTCGTGCGGGGCcagccccttccccttcctcgTCTGAACAGCTGGGGTTAGCTCATCTGTGCCCCCAAGGCCCATCCAGCTCCAGCCTTCTCTGGCTCAGGAGCAGGGTGAAGATCGGGGAGCCCTTCTCAGAGTCGGGGCCACATGCATAAAAGGTGAGGCCCGCACAGGAAGCGATCCACTGGAATACAGATAGTGACACGGTGTTCGGACGACGTCACAGACGCTGGCGCGAGagcccctgcccctgcctctcGAAGGCTTTCCCGCAGGCCCCTTCCGGGTGGGACCCTCTGAGCTAGGCTGGCAAGACCAGGCCTCTTCACTTCTTGGGGCCCAGCCATGAATGGGTTTTTATTCGGAATGGAAGGAAACACTGGACTTCGGTtgagttagtgaaaataaagctccagttttttcccccaaatcagaCTCCCTGAAATCCATCTGTGGGCCCCCAGATTATAGATTAAGGCCCCTTGGGCTAGGCTTTCAAAGAGCCTTGGTCTAGGAAGGTGGGAAACTAAGTCATGCCAAAGATGAAATAAGCCACAGCCTCCCTTTGAGGATGGACTGACAGCTGGCCTAGACAGAGCTCAGCCCCTTGGTCCTGGTGGCTGGCCCCAAGGGACTCCCACGTTTGCTTACTGGCCCAGTGCAGGTGCCCACATCAGTGACTGCCCAGATTCCCTCCTCCTGGCCTGGGGGTCTCTAGCACACTCAATTCTCCCTCCCAGGTGTCCACTACCCTTTCTCAGTTAACTCCCTTGAATATACCTGAATCAGCAGCACTGGGGTCTGACCCCCTCCCATACCCAGTGACTCCTGGTGCCTTTGTGGGCATCCTGGACAACAGCTGTTGGAGAGTCCAGAGTCAGCCTCGGGCTTGACGTTCTGTACAAGTAGGCAGGACCCAGGGGAGGAGGGCTGGGATCAGACCTGGCTCTGCCTTCCCTGCTCTGGGCACCTGAGGCCACCTCTCCAGCCTGCCTGTAAATAGCCCCCCACCCAGCCGCCCCGCCGACCAGGGCTTGGCCAGCTTCAGCCCCAACGCCCTCCCCCACTCTAGGCAGCTCATCCTCAGGAGGCCCTCCCTTGGCCCGAGCTCTGAAGCGGGCAGAGACACCCCACTTATCAGATGGGCAGATAGTGCAGACGTGCTGGCTGCAAGTCAGGAGCCAAGAGGAAGGACCTCAGCCGATTGAGTAAAACCATTGCCCAAATCCACAGAGCTCATGGGATTCCAGACACGGAGCTGGAAGACCTTGGGAAGCCaagataggaagagaagaggggagaaagaatgTCCTCCACCAGGGCTTAAAAATCCATTgccagaaaataaacaaacagattaactaatgaatgaatgaatgaacaaataaacaaatcaaaaaaaaaaaaccccacattgcTAGAAGTGGAGTATGGGAGAGGGATGTATCAGAAGACAactgtctgaaaaagatctggggggcTCAGTGGACCACAAGCCCACCAGGAGTTCAAAGAcaatgttgtttgttcttcattccagAAGAGGGCCATGACGggaggtggtgtcatgacttactctgaattgggtttaagtgagggagggtgtgcaaggtcaccaaccttactctcctccagagccatccgggtccagtggcaagatatagatcaggatgactggagatggccccagatgcttgaggcaattggggtgaagtgacttgcccagggtcacacaactaggaagtgtctgaggtgcgatttgaattcagatcctcccagcTGCCCCAGAGACAAGGTGACGTGAGGGCTAAAAACGAGAGCTGCCAGGCCTGGCATTCAGGACCACCTGCCCAGAGGGTCAGGTTGTGAGGCAGCTCAAGGCCCCATTCAagtccaacttcattttacaaaatgggaaactgaggtccagagaggagaCACTGAAGGCCTTTCCCAAGGTTCCATGGCAAGTCAGTGGCACAGCTCAGCCTAGGATCCAGTTGGCTCATTGCCTCCTCACATACCTTCACCTTGtggtgggggaaactgaggctcagcatgGGGAAGGGCCACCCACAGCAAGCCCAGGCCGGGCCCTGTCCACAGTAAGGCCAAGAAGAGCCCTCCCCTGGGCCCCTCCCTGGAGTCGGGCCCGCTGAGTTCCTGGTGCAGATCCTGTCGGGCagtcacttccctctctgggtctctgtcaAGAAAGGGGGCTGGGCAagacagggaggagagaaggtgaTGGCAGCTcgactgtgccaggcactggcctAAGCGCTTCACAGTTATCTCCTTGGAGCCTTCTAATAGCCCCGGGATGGAAATATTCTTAGTATCagcatcttacaaa
This window contains:
- the RDH13 gene encoding retinol dehydrogenase 13, which encodes MSRYVLPLSVAGTLLGGAVLLRDSVSGGTCPSKATIHGKTVIVTGANTGIGKETARELARRGGRVILACRDLDKCEAAAKEIRGDTLNHRVDARPLDLASLKSIRAFAKKIVEEEERVDILINNAAVMRCPHWTTEDGFEMQLGVNHLGHFLLTNLLLEKLKASGASRVINVSSLAHIAGHMDFEDLNWERRPYEAKAAYCQSKLAVVLFTRELSRRLEGTAVTANSLHPGVASTELGRHTGMHRSSFSSTVLGPFFWLLIKTPKLAAQPSVYLAVAPELSAVSGKYFNTFWEKDPAPQAQDGETARKLWVYSARLVGLDEAEALNAGPPVNIPGTRSS